The DNA region TCTTGCTTACTCATCATTGTTTCTCTGTCTTCTCCAATTGTAATCGTTTTCCCCCATACTTTTTCGTTCTTGAAAGAATCgatcttttttgtgtgttttttatatTGCTTGTCCCTTAAATTCAGCTTTCTTCATACATAACGTCGAAGCTCAGAAATCTGAAATACTCTCTTGCGTccccccctctctctctctctctctttctaaaagcctcatctttcttttttctctcctccattgaagaagaagaagaagaagaaacacaatctctctctctctctctctctctttttctcaattACGGTCGAGAAGAGGAGAATCATGGTGAACGTTAAAGGGTCTacaaaaaaatcgaatcttGATCGATTCCTTCATTGCATAACACCTCTAGTGCCACCCCAATCTCTCCCCAAGGTTTCAAATtacgtttctttctttgtattatctcgttataaatttaaatgtgATTATTACTATTGATCGATTTTGGTGTTATTGATTGTGATCCGCAGGCGGAGAATAGAACCTTAAACCGATTGTGGCATCCATGGGAGAGAGAAAAGGTTGAGTTTTTCAGGTTGAGTGATTTGTGGGATTGTTATGATGAATGGAGCGCTTATGGAGCTAGTGTTCCTATTCATCTTTCCAATGGAGAATCATCTCTTGTTCAATACTACGTTCCTTACCTCTCTGCCATCCAGATTTTCACATCTCACTCCTCCTTGATCAGATTAAGGTTTTATGATCCCATTCTCTTATATAGATCAGATTCTAATTTTGAATTCTTTATCCAGAATTTGGTGAACCATCAGAATGAACTTTGAATAGATTGTGTTTTCTGGTTTAGCATATAAGGCTATGAAGGAGCTACATAATGTTTATATCTGATTAGTGTTTGGGTGTTGGTTTGATTAGGGAAGAGTCTGAAGATGGGGAATGTGAGGGTAGAGATCCTTTTAGCGATTCAGGTAGTGATGAGAGTGTCTCTGAGGAAGGACTTGAGAACAACACGCTCTTGCATCCGAATGATCGTTTGGGTTATCTTTATCTCCAATACTTTGAGAGATCAGCTCCTTATACCAGAGTTCCTCTAATGGATAAGGTAGgtagataatatatataccttatgTCACTTCACCTGATCCAAACGAATAAACATCACAAAAAtgatgttttgatt from Camelina sativa cultivar DH55 chromosome 3, Cs, whole genome shotgun sequence includes:
- the LOC104760969 gene encoding uncharacterized protein LOC104760969, with amino-acid sequence MVNVKGSTKKSNLDRFLHCITPLVPPQSLPKAENRTLNRLWHPWEREKVEFFRLSDLWDCYDEWSAYGASVPIHLSNGESSLVQYYVPYLSAIQIFTSHSSLIRLREESEDGECEGRDPFSDSGSDESVSEEGLENNTLLHPNDRLGYLYLQYFERSAPYTRVPLMDKINELAQRYPGLMSLRSVDLSPASWMSVAWYPIYHIPMGRTIKDLSTCFLTYHTLSSSFQDMEPEENGGDKERMRKEGEDITLLPFGMATYKMQLQGDVWLSQDHDDQERLASLYSVADSWLKQLRVQHHDFNYFCSMSMTHRG